In one Amaranthus tricolor cultivar Red isolate AtriRed21 chromosome 8, ASM2621246v1, whole genome shotgun sequence genomic region, the following are encoded:
- the LOC130821733 gene encoding uncharacterized protein LOC130821733 → MLTRGNKRRDEGASSWCGDGGDCTIGRHSSCWWLFKVQLSCCWWGENAATAAAAVRRRTQPVGGCWLLVGRRYRGFWWLRWRRGLVVLGLLLNREGEGCERAEKRGKVGVYEIVKLEKPPYAVVNENVKLAKFALRPGAGNMVNGILRKLVFLKDKDSLPVLKMDGDDRAQARALATTYSHPVWMVRRWTKYLGQEEAIKLMMWNNTDPSFSLRANIAKGFNREDLMMKLNMLKVPHKPSSHLDDFVCVESGMQTVIQTGLLKEGLCSVQDESALFVRENK, encoded by the exons ATGCTTACAAGGGGGAACAAGAGAAGAGATGAAGGAGCAAGTAGTTGGTGTGGTGATGGTGGAGACTGCACAATTGGCCGTCACAGCAGCTGTTGGTGGTTGTTTAAGGTGCAGCTTAGCTGCTGTTGGTGGGGGGAGAACGCAGCcactgctgctgctgctgtgaGGAGGCGAACGCAGCCTGTTGGTGGCTGCTGGCTGCTGGTAGGGAGGCGCTACCGTGGCTTCTGGTGGCTACGGTGGAGGCGTGGCCTGGTGGTGCTGGGGCTGCTGCTGAACCGTGAGGGAGAGGGATGTGAGAGAGCAGAGAAGAGAGGGAA GGTTGGGGTGTATGAGATTGTAAAACTGGAAAAACCACCATATGCTGTTGTTAACGAG AATGTCAAGTTAGCGAAGTTTGCTCTCAGACCAGGTGCAGGAAACATGGTGAATGGAATTCTTCGAAAACTAGTTTTTCTCAAG GATAAAGATTCTCTTCCTGTACTGAAGATGGATGGTGATGACCGGGCTCAAGCACGAGCCCTTGCCACTACTTATTCTCATCCAGTG TGGATGGTAAGACGGTGGACCAAGTATCTTGGACAAGAAGAAGCTATAAAACTAATGATGTGGAATAACACAGATCCAAGCTTCAGCTTGAG GGCCAATATTGCAAAAGGATTTAACCGTGAAGACCTTATGATGAAGCTTAACATGTTGAAG GTTCCCCACAAACCTTCCTCACATTTGGATGATTTTGTCTGTGTTGAAAGCGGGATGCAG ACTGTGATACAAACTGGATTGTTGAAAGAAGGCTTGTGCTCTGTTCAGGATGAGAGTGCTCTATTCGTGAGGGAGAACAAATAG